Proteins from one Microcaecilia unicolor chromosome 2, aMicUni1.1, whole genome shotgun sequence genomic window:
- the LOC115461947 gene encoding olfactory receptor 1019-like, giving the protein MEWRNETTITEFVLEGPTDHEELNNVLFVVFLAMYSINLLGNGTMISVITGNSQFHTPMYLFLCVLSSVDMCLTSVTVPKMLSNLISDKKTISFSNCFTQLYFFIVFVIEECILLSIMAYDRYVAICNPLHYITIMNKKACLSMLFTSVIISIMHALLHTLLAFRLPFCKSNKIQHFFCDLTPLLQLSCKETSINELVIFTEAPMVVMGPFLIILISYIYIIKTILKMHSTGGRHKTFSTCSSHFIVVTLFYGSILFMYFRPSSSYSMEKDKIASVVYTVLSPMLNPFIYSLRNKDVKTAVKTALRRALQRKD; this is encoded by the coding sequence ATGGAATGGAGGAATGAGACTACAATAACAGAATTTGTTCTTGAGGGACCCACAGACCATGAAGAGCTAAACAATGTACTCTTTGTAGTGTTCCTGGCCATGTACTCGATCAATCTGCTGGGGAATGGAACCATGATCTCAGTTATTACTGGGAACTCCCAGTTCCATACACCCATGTATTTATTTCTCTGTGTCTTGTCTTCTGTGGATATGTGTCTCACTTCAGTCACTGTACCCAAAATGTTAAGCAACCTCATCTCTGACAAGAAGACCATCTCTTTCTCCAACTGTTTTACCCAACTTTATTTTTTCATAGTTTTTGTTATAGAAGAATGTATACTCTTGTCTATTATGGCCTATGACCGTTATGTTGCCATATGTAATCCTCTGCATTATATCACAATAATGAACAAGAAGGCCTGTCTTAGCATGTTGTTTACTTCTGTGATCATTAGCATTATGCATGCTTTGTTGCACACACTGTTGGCATTCCGTCTCCCATTCTGTAAGTCCAATAAGATCCAGCACTTCTTTTGTGACCTCACACCACTGTTACAGCTCTCCTGTAAAGAAACCTCCATCAATGAGCTGGTGATCTTCACAGAAGCCCCAATGGTAGTAATGGGACCTTTCCTAATCATCTTGATCTCTTACATCTACATCATCAAAACCATTCTGAAAATGCATTCAACTGGTGGAAGGCACAAGACCTTCTCTACTTGCTCTTCCCATTTCATTGTTGTAACACTCTTCTATGGGTCAATATTGTTCATGTATTTCAGACCTTCTTCCAGCTATTCCATGGAAAAGGACAAGATTGCCAGTGTGGTGTACACTGTGCTGTCCCCCATgctcaacccattcatttacaGCCTGAGGAACAAGGATGTTAAGACAGCTGTTAAGACGGCTTTGAGGAGAGCTCTACAGAGAAAAGATTGA